The Desmonostoc muscorum LEGE 12446 genome includes a region encoding these proteins:
- the rpoD gene encoding RNA polymerase sigma factor RpoD: MNQANNVLESIYQPDLEIMNQPELELEELLIDDEEDLLIIDEGDDEFLEPQSDEDDAKSGKAAKSRRRTQSKKKHYTEDSIRLYLQEIGRIRLLRADEEIELARKIADLLELERVRERLSEQLDRDPRDSEWAEAVQLPLPAFRYRLHVGRRAKDKMVQSNLRLVVSIAKKYMNRGLSFQDLIQEGSLGLIRAAEKFDHEKGYKFSTYATWWIRQAITRAIADQSRTIRLPVHLYETISRIKKTTKLLSQEMGRKPTEEEIATRMEMTIEKLRFIAKSAQLPISLETPIGKEEDSRLGDFIESDGETPEDQVSKNLLREDLEKVLDSLSPRERDVLRLRYGLDDGRMKTLEEIGQIFNVTRERIRQIEAKALRKLRHPNRNSVLKEYIR, from the coding sequence ATGAACCAGGCTAACAACGTACTCGAAAGCATATATCAGCCTGACCTAGAAATAATGAATCAGCCTGAGCTCGAGTTAGAAGAACTCTTAATTGATGATGAAGAGGACTTGCTGATCATCGATGAAGGTGACGATGAGTTTTTAGAGCCTCAGTCTGATGAGGACGACGCAAAGTCTGGAAAAGCCGCTAAATCGCGTCGTCGGACACAAAGCAAGAAAAAGCACTACACTGAAGATTCGATTCGGCTTTACTTGCAAGAAATTGGTAGAATTCGTCTGTTGCGGGCAGATGAAGAAATCGAATTGGCGCGTAAAATAGCCGATTTACTGGAATTAGAGCGGGTACGGGAAAGACTTTCAGAACAATTAGATCGCGATCCTCGTGATAGTGAATGGGCAGAAGCCGTGCAACTACCACTACCAGCTTTTCGTTATCGCCTGCATGTTGGACGCAGAGCGAAAGACAAGATGGTGCAATCTAACTTGCGTCTTGTGGTTTCAATTGCTAAGAAGTACATGAATCGTGGTTTGTCGTTCCAAGACTTAATTCAGGAAGGCAGTCTCGGTTTGATTCGCGCTGCTGAAAAGTTTGACCACGAGAAAGGTTATAAGTTTTCTACCTACGCTACATGGTGGATTCGTCAAGCAATTACCCGGGCGATCGCCGATCAATCCCGCACTATTCGCCTTCCAGTCCACCTTTACGAAACCATTTCTCGAATTAAGAAAACTACCAAGTTGTTATCTCAAGAAATGGGTCGTAAACCCACAGAGGAAGAAATCGCTACTCGGATGGAAATGACCATTGAGAAATTGCGGTTTATTGCTAAATCTGCCCAGTTACCTATTTCATTAGAAACGCCCATCGGGAAAGAAGAAGATTCTCGGTTAGGCGATTTTATTGAATCCGATGGTGAAACGCCAGAAGATCAAGTTTCCAAAAATCTGCTGCGCGAAGACCTCGAAAAAGTTCTCGACAGTCTCAGTCCTCGTGAACGCGATGTTCTGAGACTGCGGTACGGCTTAGATGACGGTCGGATGAAGACACTTGAAGAAATTGGGCAGATTTTCAACGTCACCCGCGAACGCATTCGTCAAATTGAAGCGAAGGCACTCCGCAAGTTACGTCACCCAAATCGCAACAGCGTTCTCAAGGAATATATTCGGTAA
- a CDS encoding chlorophyll a/b-binding protein, giving the protein MTNATTTKVTTPVVEDRNAWRWGFTPQAEIWNGRLAMIGFLAALLVEVFSGQGFLHFWGIL; this is encoded by the coding sequence ATGACAAATGCAACCACAACAAAAGTTACTACTCCCGTAGTTGAAGATCGTAACGCTTGGCGTTGGGGCTTTACTCCACAAGCAGAAATTTGGAACGGTCGCTTGGCAATGATTGGCTTTTTAGCAGCATTACTAGTCGAAGTTTTTTCTGGTCAAGGTTTTCTACACTTCTGGGGTATCCTCTAA
- the gyrA gene encoding DNA gyrase subunit A, whose amino-acid sequence MAKQLNLLSTGQVITTALHTEMQRSYLEYAMSVIVGRALPDVRDGLKPVHRRILYAMHELGLVPDRPYRKCARVVGDVLGKYHPHGDQAVYDALVRLVQEFSSRYPLLAGHGNFGSVDNDPPAAMRYTETRLAPIGHEGMLTEIGEETVEFVGNFDNSQQEPTVLPAQLPFLLLNGCSGIAVGMATNIPPHNLGEVVDGLIALIDTPDLSDEKLFELIPGPDFPTGGEIVGKAGIREAYTTGKGGVVLRGLATLEEIPATRGSKRRTAIIITELPYQVNKAGWIEKVADLVNQGRLQGISDLRDESDREGMRVVIELKRDTNPQEVLQNLYHQTALQTTFGAILLAIVDGQPRQLSLRQLLQEFLSFREQTLNRRYSYELGKAQSRSHLVEGLLKALSNLDEVIEILRQAADGSTAKINLCSRLDLSEIQGDAILAMPLRRLTSLEQQNLQQEFEQLSEQIDLLQRLLNDRHELLKALKKDLRSLKRKYNDARRTKILEEQRSRGAEEQRSRGAEDDEDNPKSKIQNPKLEEPAQEAILEFTQRGYVRRIQTSGKKSKIENGLHDHDFIIQTVLTDTDKDLLILTSGGKVYPVKVGEIPPTTGRSPRGTPLITTLSNTAQGAQEDVVSRFLLPENLEASQMVLLTKQGRIKRLSLEEFTNLTRRGITILKLKDDDQLSFTQFTIPGEHLILASSGGRVLRFVVNDEQLPIMGRTAMGLQAFRLLRNQQMVGCVTVGKDDQLLLVTQEGHAKRMVASQLRAANRGDLGTQALKFASKTDNLAGMVKAIASSEVALVTNKDRVVRIPIETVPILSRDVKGESILQLSRDEKIITVAEVRA is encoded by the coding sequence ATGGCAAAACAGTTAAACCTTCTCTCAACGGGACAGGTCATTACAACAGCCCTGCACACCGAGATGCAACGGTCTTACTTAGAATATGCCATGAGCGTGATTGTCGGGCGAGCGCTACCAGACGTGCGTGATGGCTTGAAACCAGTGCATCGCCGCATTCTTTATGCAATGCACGAACTCGGTTTGGTACCAGATAGACCTTATCGCAAATGTGCCCGTGTAGTGGGTGATGTACTGGGTAAATACCATCCCCACGGGGATCAAGCGGTTTACGATGCATTAGTTAGGCTGGTGCAGGAATTTTCTAGCCGCTATCCTTTACTTGCAGGACATGGTAACTTTGGCAGCGTCGATAATGACCCTCCAGCGGCAATGCGCTACACTGAAACGCGGCTGGCACCTATCGGCCATGAAGGAATGCTCACCGAAATTGGTGAAGAAACGGTGGAATTTGTCGGTAATTTCGATAATTCCCAACAAGAGCCAACGGTATTACCTGCTCAGTTGCCATTTTTGTTGCTCAATGGCTGTTCTGGTATTGCTGTGGGAATGGCGACGAATATTCCACCACACAATTTGGGGGAAGTAGTTGATGGGTTGATTGCCTTAATCGACACCCCAGATTTATCAGATGAAAAGTTATTCGAGCTAATTCCAGGGCCGGACTTTCCCACTGGTGGAGAAATAGTTGGTAAGGCGGGAATTCGGGAAGCTTACACCACAGGTAAGGGTGGAGTTGTGCTGCGGGGACTGGCGACGTTGGAGGAAATTCCAGCTACCAGGGGAAGCAAGCGGCGAACGGCAATTATTATCACAGAATTGCCCTATCAAGTGAATAAGGCAGGCTGGATTGAAAAAGTAGCGGACTTAGTAAATCAAGGTCGCTTGCAGGGAATTTCCGATCTCCGGGATGAAAGCGATCGCGAAGGTATGCGGGTGGTAATTGAACTCAAACGCGACACAAATCCCCAAGAAGTTCTGCAAAATTTATATCACCAAACTGCTTTACAAACTACCTTTGGGGCAATTCTCTTGGCAATAGTCGATGGACAACCCCGCCAGTTGAGTTTGCGGCAACTTTTGCAAGAGTTTTTGAGTTTCCGAGAACAAACCCTCAACCGTCGCTACAGTTACGAGTTGGGGAAAGCTCAAAGTCGATCGCATTTGGTGGAAGGTTTGCTGAAAGCTTTGTCTAATTTGGATGAAGTAATTGAAATTTTGCGTCAAGCTGCTGATGGTAGTACGGCAAAAATCAACCTTTGCAGCCGACTAGATTTAAGTGAGATACAAGGAGATGCAATTCTGGCGATGCCGTTGCGCCGCCTCACCAGTTTAGAGCAGCAAAACTTACAGCAGGAATTTGAACAACTCAGCGAGCAAATTGATTTATTACAAAGATTACTGAACGATCGCCACGAATTACTCAAGGCGCTGAAAAAAGACTTGCGATCGCTCAAACGCAAATACAACGATGCCCGACGGACAAAAATACTAGAGGAGCAGAGGAGCAGAGGAGCAGAGGAGCAGAGGAGCAGAGGAGCAGAGGATGATGAAGACAATCCAAAATCCAAAATCCAAAATCCAAAATTAGAAGAACCTGCACAGGAAGCAATTTTAGAGTTTACCCAACGGGGTTATGTCCGCCGCATTCAGACATCAGGGAAAAAGTCGAAAATTGAAAATGGTCTGCACGACCATGATTTTATTATTCAAACTGTATTGACAGATACAGACAAAGATTTGCTAATCCTCACCAGTGGTGGCAAAGTCTACCCTGTGAAGGTGGGAGAGATTCCCCCAACCACTGGACGTTCTCCACGGGGAACACCACTGATTACCACCCTCAGCAATACTGCCCAAGGCGCTCAAGAAGATGTGGTTAGCCGGTTTTTACTCCCGGAAAATCTGGAAGCTAGCCAAATGGTTCTCTTGACAAAACAGGGAAGAATTAAGCGTCTGTCTTTGGAAGAATTTACTAATTTAACTCGTCGCGGAATCACGATTTTGAAGCTCAAAGATGACGATCAATTGTCATTTACCCAGTTCACTATTCCAGGGGAACATCTAATTTTAGCTAGTTCTGGTGGGCGAGTATTGCGGTTCGTGGTTAATGACGAACAACTACCAATTATGGGTCGCACAGCAATGGGTTTACAAGCATTTCGACTCTTGAGAAATCAGCAAATGGTTGGCTGTGTCACTGTCGGCAAAGATGACCAGCTATTGCTAGTTACTCAAGAAGGACATGCTAAGCGGATGGTTGCGAGTCAATTAAGAGCGGCTAATCGAGGCGATTTAGGCACACAAGCGCTGAAATTTGCCAGCAAAACTGACAACTTAGCTGGTATGGTCAAGGCGATCGCCTCTAGCGAGGTAGCCCTAGTGACAAACAAAGACCGGGTAGTACGGATACCTATAGAAACAGTGCCTATTTTAAGCAGAGATGTCAAAGGTGAAAGCATCCTCCAACTCAGCCGGGATGAAAAAATTATCACCGTCGCCGAAGTCCGAGCTTAA
- a CDS encoding tetratricopeptide repeat protein: protein MPKHFYLIFLLVVCSLWSVPKAANAQALIPHTLQLDAAKLEKQGLTLAQEAAQLAQFQQVELALPRARLATQLAPNNDKVWLLLGGLQLQTKEFDGAIATLKKAQSLNPKNGDILFALGSANFQQKKYQEAVVNYQEGLKLKPNDPEGLFDLGNAYFLLGRLPDAIAQYNQAVTQDKKFWPAINNIGLINYEQGDIPGAIKQWQSAVTIDKQAAEPLLALGVALYTKGDRQQGLSLGEAALRIDPRYGSLDFLKENLWGDRLLSDTKKFLELPRIQAALQGGNSSSVSEQRPTQ from the coding sequence GTGCCTAAACATTTTTATTTGATTTTTCTTCTGGTTGTCTGTAGTTTATGGAGTGTACCAAAAGCCGCTAACGCGCAGGCATTAATACCCCATACACTGCAACTAGATGCAGCAAAGTTAGAAAAGCAGGGGTTGACTCTGGCGCAGGAGGCGGCTCAACTAGCTCAATTTCAACAGGTTGAGTTAGCTTTGCCACGAGCGCGGTTGGCTACGCAACTGGCTCCTAACAATGATAAAGTATGGTTGCTCTTAGGTGGATTGCAGTTACAAACCAAAGAGTTTGACGGAGCGATCGCTACCTTAAAAAAAGCCCAATCTCTCAACCCCAAAAATGGTGATATTCTATTTGCTCTAGGGTCAGCTAATTTTCAACAGAAAAAGTACCAAGAAGCTGTTGTCAATTACCAAGAGGGTTTGAAGTTAAAACCCAATGACCCAGAAGGATTGTTTGATTTGGGTAATGCTTACTTTCTGCTAGGTCGATTGCCAGATGCGATCGCCCAGTACAATCAAGCTGTGACTCAAGATAAAAAATTCTGGCCGGCGATCAACAATATCGGCTTAATCAACTACGAACAAGGTGATATCCCAGGAGCAATTAAGCAATGGCAATCGGCTGTCACCATTGATAAACAAGCCGCAGAACCTTTACTGGCTTTGGGAGTGGCGCTATATACTAAAGGCGATCGCCAACAAGGACTGAGCTTGGGAGAAGCCGCACTCCGCATCGATCCGCGCTATGGTAGCTTGGATTTTCTCAAAGAAAATCTCTGGGGCGATCGCCTACTATCTGATACGAAAAAATTCCTAGAATTACCTCGTATTCAAGCAGCCCTACAAGGCGGAAATTCATCATCAGTTTCTGAACAAAGACCTACTCAATAG
- a CDS encoding efflux RND transporter periplasmic adaptor subunit — MKINTQDSVDSPVLVPEAKKKQGKKNWLSWLLVLALLGGIGYAVYYQVAVVPRQEARRRVLTRPVQRQNLVIKVSANGEVKPERSINLSPKNSGILKTLLAKEGDIVKQGQILAYMDDSNLRGQLTSARGQLAQAQANLQKAQAGNRPQDIAQAQAQLDEAQANLEKVQAGNRSQDIAQAQARLQSAQANLSKAEDDFQRNQQLYNARGISLQALNQSRADKDSAQGAVNEAQQALALQKAGSRPEDIEQARAVVKQRQQALALLKAGTRQEDIDVARAQVTSAQGSLQNIQAEINDTIIRAPFDGVVTKKYADPGAFVTPTTASSEISSATSSSILALASTNEVVANLAETNISKISLGQKVTIQADAYPGKTFEGKVRQIAAQSVVEQNVTSFEVRVSLSDPERVLRSGMNVEADFQVGEVKNALVVPTASVVRQENATGVFVPGNNNRPVFTPIETGVTANNFTEVKSGLTGNERVLLSFPPGSRPQSTPRGGVFPGLGGGGGGGGGRGGRGGGGGSP, encoded by the coding sequence ATGAAAATTAATACACAAGACTCTGTAGATTCACCAGTTTTGGTTCCAGAGGCAAAGAAAAAACAGGGCAAGAAAAATTGGCTCTCTTGGCTACTCGTCCTTGCCTTGTTGGGTGGAATTGGCTATGCAGTTTATTACCAAGTAGCTGTTGTTCCACGTCAAGAAGCTAGACGCCGCGTACTAACAAGGCCTGTACAAAGACAAAATTTAGTAATCAAAGTTTCAGCTAACGGAGAGGTGAAGCCTGAGCGATCAATCAACCTCAGCCCAAAAAATTCAGGCATACTGAAAACACTACTGGCGAAAGAAGGAGATATCGTCAAACAAGGGCAGATTTTAGCTTACATGGATGATTCCAACCTGCGGGGTCAACTCACTTCTGCTCGGGGACAATTGGCACAAGCCCAAGCGAATCTGCAAAAAGCACAGGCAGGCAATCGGCCTCAAGATATTGCCCAAGCACAGGCACAACTTGATGAAGCCCAAGCGAATCTTGAAAAGGTACAAGCAGGCAATCGCTCTCAAGATATTGCCCAAGCACAGGCACGTTTACAAAGCGCTCAAGCAAACTTGAGCAAAGCCGAAGATGATTTTCAGCGCAATCAACAACTTTACAATGCACGGGGTATTTCTCTTCAGGCCCTAAATCAAAGCCGCGCCGACAAGGATAGCGCCCAAGGTGCTGTCAATGAAGCACAGCAAGCACTAGCTCTGCAAAAAGCTGGATCGCGCCCAGAAGACATCGAACAAGCACGAGCTGTGGTCAAGCAAAGACAACAAGCTTTGGCACTCCTCAAAGCCGGAACCCGCCAAGAAGATATAGACGTAGCCCGCGCCCAGGTGACATCTGCTCAGGGTTCACTGCAAAACATCCAAGCCGAAATCAATGACACGATTATTCGTGCCCCTTTTGATGGCGTGGTGACGAAAAAGTATGCCGATCCCGGCGCTTTCGTAACTCCCACAACTGCTAGTAGTGAGATATCTTCTGCTACTTCTTCTTCAATCTTGGCTCTGGCTTCCACAAATGAAGTTGTCGCCAATTTAGCAGAAACCAATATTTCCAAAATTAGCCTTGGTCAAAAAGTTACCATTCAGGCAGATGCCTACCCAGGAAAAACCTTTGAAGGAAAAGTCAGGCAAATTGCTGCCCAATCCGTAGTAGAGCAAAACGTTACCAGTTTTGAAGTCAGAGTGTCACTTTCAGATCCTGAAAGGGTACTACGGTCTGGGATGAATGTGGAAGCAGATTTTCAAGTTGGTGAAGTGAAAAATGCCCTGGTGGTGCCAACAGCCTCGGTGGTGCGTCAAGAGAATGCTACAGGTGTGTTTGTACCAGGAAACAATAACAGACCTGTGTTCACTCCCATTGAGACAGGGGTCACCGCAAATAACTTTACTGAAGTTAAGTCTGGGTTAACAGGAAACGAAAGGGTGTTGCTCAGTTTCCCACCAGGATCGCGTCCCCAATCAACACCACGAGGAGGAGTTTTTCCAGGCCTCGGAGGTGGCGGTGGTGGTGGCGGTGGAAGAGGAGGTCGTGGTGGTGGTGGTGGTTCCCCTTAA
- a CDS encoding response regulator, whose amino-acid sequence MKTVLIVEDDLINARVFSKILSKRGGLGVKHTENVEEVIKIAQSGEADLILMDVSLSRSVYQGKSVDGIKITQMLKADPKTANLPVILVTAHAMEGDRENFLKQSGADGYISKPVVDHQQFVDQIITLLPADNP is encoded by the coding sequence ATGAAAACCGTTTTAATTGTCGAAGACGATCTAATTAATGCTCGTGTTTTTTCCAAGATTTTGTCCAAGCGCGGCGGCTTGGGTGTGAAACATACTGAAAATGTGGAAGAAGTAATAAAAATTGCCCAATCAGGAGAAGCAGACTTGATTTTGATGGACGTTTCTCTCTCAAGAAGTGTTTATCAAGGCAAGTCAGTTGATGGCATAAAAATTACACAAATGTTAAAAGCAGACCCAAAAACAGCAAACTTACCCGTCATCCTGGTGACAGCGCACGCTATGGAAGGCGATCGCGAGAACTTTCTCAAGCAAAGCGGTGCTGATGGCTACATTTCTAAACCAGTTGTTGACCATCAACAATTTGTTGATCAAATCATCACACTTCTACCCGCAGACAACCCCTGA